Proteins from a genomic interval of Bradyrhizobium sp. CCGB01:
- a CDS encoding helix-turn-helix domain-containing protein gives MSLQISHPLSAKNHVVGSIGVSAIDGRQAGPAERPERAGEKAMTLSLVHLDVALAIETPAPNVRRSAGDGSSFRVSAKRLARVSVETDREAGAGEFSDPVMRRLSDALAATEVAHHPHSAILADALRLAILTRRASRQTAAGRNEADGERCRSVRSLQKWRLKRVLQYVDENLAGKVTLQHLAAVAGLSRMHFAAQFRVAVGMRPHEYLLNRRIERAQELLRRADVSLVDVALTVGFQTQAHFTTVFKRFVGDTPYQWRSAYLAQFLPLPRAEVRPS, from the coding sequence ATGTCGCTACAGATCTCACACCCGCTCAGCGCAAAGAATCATGTCGTCGGCTCGATCGGCGTCTCGGCCATCGATGGCCGGCAGGCCGGGCCTGCGGAACGTCCGGAACGCGCCGGCGAAAAGGCGATGACGCTTTCCCTCGTTCACCTCGATGTTGCTCTGGCCATCGAGACGCCTGCGCCGAACGTGCGGAGATCCGCCGGCGACGGGTCCAGCTTCAGGGTTTCGGCGAAACGCCTGGCGCGCGTCTCCGTCGAGACCGATCGAGAGGCCGGTGCAGGCGAGTTCTCGGACCCGGTGATGCGACGCCTCTCCGATGCACTCGCGGCAACCGAAGTTGCCCACCATCCTCACTCCGCCATCCTAGCGGACGCCTTGCGCCTTGCCATCCTGACCCGCAGGGCCAGCCGCCAGACGGCCGCCGGGCGCAACGAGGCCGACGGCGAGCGATGCCGGTCTGTGCGATCGTTGCAAAAATGGCGCCTCAAGCGCGTACTGCAATATGTCGATGAGAATCTGGCTGGCAAGGTCACCCTGCAGCATCTGGCTGCGGTCGCCGGCCTCAGCCGCATGCACTTCGCCGCGCAGTTCCGGGTGGCCGTCGGCATGCGGCCTCACGAATATCTGCTGAACCGGCGGATCGAACGCGCTCAGGAACTGCTGAGGCGCGCTGACGTCTCCCTCGTCGACGTCGCCTTGACCGTCGGATTCCAGACACAGGCGCACTTCACGACGGTCTTCAAGCGTTTCGTCGGCGATACCCCATATCAATGGAGGAGCGCTTATCTCGCGCAATTCCTGCCGTTGCCTCGCGCCGAAGTGAGACCGTCATGA
- a CDS encoding RidA family protein produces MIKRVLPYEGLLHEVVEHNGVLYIGGIVPEDTSLDMAGQANDVLGQLAQLLKTLGSDLANVLQVTIYMTDLKEKAEFNAAWKAHFPEAHLPARAAIGAADLGPGVKLEMTVIAARP; encoded by the coding sequence ATGATCAAGCGCGTCCTGCCCTACGAAGGTCTGCTCCACGAAGTGGTCGAGCATAATGGCGTGCTTTACATCGGTGGAATCGTCCCTGAGGACACGAGCCTCGATATGGCGGGCCAGGCAAACGACGTCCTCGGGCAGTTGGCGCAATTGCTGAAGACCCTCGGCTCCGATCTGGCCAACGTCTTGCAGGTGACCATCTACATGACCGACCTGAAGGAGAAGGCAGAATTCAATGCGGCCTGGAAGGCGCACTTTCCAGAAGCTCATCTTCCGGCGCGCGCCGCAATCGGCGCGGCCGATCTCGGTCCGGGCGTCAAGCTCGAGATGACCGTCATTGCGGCTCGCCCCTAA
- a CDS encoding MFS transporter: MFGLEISSVPTILPTLETVLHADFQQLQWIMNAYTIAVTTVLMATGTLADRYGRKRVFVVSIAVFGLASLICGLAQDALVLIASRFLQGMSGGAMLICQVAVLSHQFQEGPERARAFAAWGIIFGIGLGFGPIIGAAIVAVSGWQWVFLIHAFIAIVTIALTVTGVQESRDPEAKHLDIGGILTLSTSVFCVAFYITEGPSFGFTGTTGLAIIGTAVLSFMAFVVVELRSARPMFDFSVFRIRAFSGALLGSAGMNFSFWSFMIYLPIFFRNALGYDNVAAGLALLTYTLPTLVIPPLGERILLRFGGGIAIPLGLFVIGFGFMLMWTGSGVERVTWLTLAPGCLLAGVGLALTNTPVTNVTTSAVSSTRAGMASGIDMSARMISLAINIALMGFILIAGISSRLSSAFPGALDASRLQYLADRIAGGTGHVADIPELSILPGADAAVQDALIHGFRLVMLYGGLSVWIMALASFVIARGSHARQRQSRSGNEPCCVPRSST, from the coding sequence ATGTTCGGCCTGGAGATCTCCAGCGTGCCGACAATCCTGCCGACCCTGGAGACGGTGCTGCACGCAGATTTCCAGCAGCTGCAATGGATCATGAATGCCTACACCATCGCGGTCACGACGGTGCTGATGGCCACGGGCACGCTGGCCGATCGCTATGGCCGAAAGCGGGTGTTCGTGGTCAGCATCGCCGTGTTCGGCCTTGCCTCCCTGATCTGCGGTCTGGCGCAGGACGCCCTCGTCCTCATCGCGAGCCGCTTCCTTCAGGGGATGAGCGGTGGCGCCATGCTGATCTGCCAGGTCGCCGTTCTCTCCCATCAGTTCCAGGAGGGACCGGAGCGCGCACGGGCGTTCGCGGCCTGGGGGATCATCTTCGGGATTGGGCTTGGCTTCGGTCCGATCATCGGCGCGGCCATCGTCGCGGTCTCCGGCTGGCAATGGGTCTTCCTGATCCACGCATTCATCGCGATCGTCACGATCGCGCTTACCGTGACAGGCGTACAGGAATCGCGCGATCCGGAGGCAAAGCATCTCGACATCGGCGGCATCTTGACCCTCTCGACGTCGGTCTTCTGCGTTGCCTTCTATATCACGGAAGGCCCCAGCTTCGGCTTCACCGGCACGACCGGCCTTGCGATCATCGGGACAGCCGTCCTGAGCTTCATGGCCTTCGTGGTGGTGGAGCTGCGCAGTGCCCGCCCGATGTTCGACTTCTCCGTGTTTCGGATACGCGCCTTTTCGGGCGCGCTGCTCGGATCGGCCGGCATGAACTTCAGTTTCTGGTCCTTCATGATCTACCTGCCTATCTTCTTCCGCAACGCGCTTGGTTACGACAATGTCGCAGCAGGTCTCGCACTTCTCACTTACACGCTTCCGACGCTTGTGATTCCGCCACTCGGCGAACGGATATTGCTGAGGTTCGGGGGCGGCATCGCCATTCCGCTTGGCCTGTTCGTCATTGGCTTCGGCTTCATGCTGATGTGGACCGGCAGTGGCGTCGAACGTGTCACCTGGCTGACGCTGGCGCCCGGATGCTTGCTGGCGGGCGTCGGCCTTGCCCTGACCAACACGCCGGTCACCAACGTCACGACGAGTGCCGTGTCGAGCACGCGAGCCGGCATGGCATCGGGCATCGACATGAGCGCGCGCATGATCTCTCTGGCGATCAACATCGCACTGATGGGTTTCATCCTGATCGCCGGCATTTCCTCCCGGTTGAGCAGCGCATTTCCCGGTGCGCTCGACGCCAGCCGCCTGCAATATCTCGCGGACCGGATCGCCGGCGGTACCGGCCACGTAGCTGATATCCCGGAGCTAAGCATCCTGCCGGGGGCAGACGCCGCCGTGCAGGATGCGCTGATCCACGGCTTCAGGCTGGTGATGCTCTATGGGGGGCTTTCCGTCTGGATCATGGCGCTGGCGAGCTTTGTGATCGCAAGAGGAAGCCATGCGCGGCAGCGCCAATCTCGAAGCGGGAATGAGCCCTGCTGTGTTCCGCGCTCCTCCACATGA
- a CDS encoding LysR family transcriptional regulator has product MLSLDVDAVRAFVMVADLHSFTRAAEALGTTQGAISVKLKRLEDRVGHRLLERTPRSVRLSAQGAAFLQGARELIAAHERAIAGLNAPPRHFGLGIAAHVAGPEVPALLSRLHAHDPNLTIEVQLDNSRNLIDLFDQGRLDAAIVQREDDRRDGETLAHERFGWFAAQGFEHRQGEPLRLAALAPTCGVRNIATQALDAAGIKWTEVFLGGGSSAVHAAVVAGLAIAPLSYRIAPVGTIDIGEKLGLPRLPSSEVVLHSSLTDRRSRAALGELAAAFREHRTRA; this is encoded by the coding sequence ATGCTCTCGCTCGATGTCGATGCCGTCAGGGCTTTTGTGATGGTGGCTGACCTCCACAGTTTTACGCGCGCCGCCGAGGCTCTCGGCACCACCCAAGGTGCGATCAGCGTCAAGCTGAAGCGGCTCGAGGATCGCGTCGGCCATCGATTGCTCGAACGCACGCCGCGTTCGGTGCGGCTGTCGGCGCAGGGGGCCGCCTTTCTGCAAGGTGCGCGGGAGCTCATCGCGGCTCACGAACGCGCGATTGCGGGACTGAACGCACCTCCGCGCCATTTCGGCCTCGGGATTGCCGCGCATGTTGCAGGGCCGGAAGTCCCAGCCCTGCTGTCACGGCTTCATGCTCACGATCCGAATTTGACCATCGAGGTTCAGCTCGACAATTCGCGCAACCTCATCGATCTGTTCGATCAGGGGCGGCTCGACGCGGCCATCGTCCAACGCGAGGACGATCGCCGCGATGGCGAGACACTGGCGCATGAGCGGTTCGGCTGGTTTGCGGCGCAAGGGTTCGAGCACAGGCAGGGAGAGCCCTTGCGTCTCGCCGCGCTGGCTCCGACCTGCGGCGTCCGCAACATCGCCACGCAGGCGCTGGATGCGGCAGGCATCAAATGGACCGAGGTGTTCTTGGGCGGCGGCTCCTCGGCCGTCCATGCCGCCGTCGTGGCGGGGCTTGCCATCGCGCCGCTGTCATATCGGATCGCGCCGGTTGGCACGATCGACATCGGAGAAAAGCTCGGACTTCCCAGGCTGCCATCGTCCGAGGTCGTGCTTCATTCATCCTTGACCGATCGGCGATCACGCGCTGCGCTGGGAGAATTGGCAGCGGCGTTCCGCGAGCACCGCACAAGGGCGTGA
- a CDS encoding thioesterase family protein yields the protein MAELTQACEADGSAPQWENGYPNRRNRSEQHGAVIKMQRSDFWFFHPFRVRYSEVDGQKVVFNAHYLTYFDTAITEYFRALGHDLFADTQATGIDFHAVRAVVEFKAPVLFDQEIDVGVRVAKLGRSSVTFELGIFGKATDELYTSGEIVWVNTDQRTHQSVPVSASFRDMLVRREAHLA from the coding sequence ATGGCGGAATTGACACAGGCGTGTGAAGCGGACGGCAGTGCGCCGCAATGGGAGAACGGCTACCCCAACAGGCGAAATCGATCAGAACAACATGGAGCGGTCATCAAGATGCAACGATCAGACTTCTGGTTCTTCCACCCTTTTCGCGTGCGTTACTCCGAGGTCGATGGTCAGAAGGTGGTGTTCAACGCTCACTACCTGACGTATTTCGACACGGCGATCACCGAGTACTTTCGTGCCCTCGGCCACGACCTGTTTGCCGACACACAGGCGACCGGCATCGATTTCCACGCTGTGCGCGCGGTTGTCGAATTCAAGGCCCCCGTACTGTTCGACCAGGAGATCGACGTTGGCGTGCGGGTGGCAAAACTCGGCCGCTCCAGCGTAACCTTCGAGCTGGGCATTTTCGGCAAGGCAACGGATGAGCTCTACACGAGCGGCGAGATCGTTTGGGTCAACACCGATCAGAGAACCCACCAGTCGGTGCCGGTGAGTGCCTCCTTCAGGGATATGCTTGTCCGCCGGGAGGCACATCTCGCCTAG
- a CDS encoding HupE/UreJ family protein: MKLNSARVLMTAAMLLTGASAAEAHIVAARLGDFYMGASHPLTDVPDVVLWTATGILAGALGAPKGRWLIPVFPLGLLVGLPLGHVFGAASTQLADATMMLVIGMLLAAAVQVPTFLLCAIAFAVAVVRGAANGADLGPETDRLLFAAGLACAGYGVITLTMALTALFERARSDGAASWRAIALRALGGWIAAIGLMMASLVLAS, encoded by the coding sequence ATGAAACTGAATTCCGCACGGGTATTGATGACCGCAGCGATGCTGCTCACCGGCGCGAGTGCGGCCGAGGCGCATATCGTCGCGGCCCGCCTCGGCGACTTCTACATGGGTGCATCACACCCCCTCACCGATGTTCCGGATGTCGTTCTCTGGACTGCGACCGGCATTTTGGCCGGTGCGCTTGGAGCTCCCAAGGGGCGCTGGCTCATCCCCGTGTTTCCGCTTGGACTGCTGGTCGGATTGCCCCTTGGACACGTATTCGGTGCGGCCTCCACACAGCTGGCAGACGCGACAATGATGCTCGTGATAGGCATGCTGCTTGCGGCAGCTGTGCAAGTTCCCACATTCCTGCTGTGCGCAATTGCCTTCGCAGTCGCCGTAGTACGGGGCGCCGCGAACGGCGCGGACCTCGGGCCTGAAACGGACCGGCTGCTGTTTGCGGCAGGTTTGGCTTGTGCGGGATACGGAGTCATCACTCTGACCATGGCGCTCACAGCCTTGTTCGAGCGAGCGCGTTCGGACGGCGCAGCATCTTGGCGAGCCATCGCGCTTCGTGCACTCGGAGGCTGGATCGCGGCTATCGGCCTGATGATGGCGAGCCTTGTTCTCGCTTCGTGA
- a CDS encoding HupE/UreJ family protein codes for MSLHVPRALTAAIVSFALTQPALAHEQAGVAGGLVSGLLHPVTGIDHLIAMVAVGIWGAQLGAPAIWILPITFPLVMAIGGVLGVLHVPLPMPEAMIAVSAVILGVAVAARLRLPFAAAALVVAVFAIFHGHAHGAELPRAANALAYGIGFVTATGLLHLCGIIIGTLTRWPAGERVIQGLGAGIAGIGCYFLAQGLGALA; via the coding sequence ATGTCTTTACATGTCCCCCGAGCCCTCACGGCCGCGATCGTCTCGTTCGCACTGACGCAGCCGGCTCTCGCGCACGAGCAGGCTGGCGTGGCGGGCGGCCTCGTCAGCGGCCTGCTGCATCCGGTCACGGGCATCGACCATCTGATCGCAATGGTGGCCGTCGGGATCTGGGGCGCGCAGCTCGGCGCGCCGGCAATCTGGATCCTGCCGATCACGTTCCCGCTCGTCATGGCGATCGGCGGGGTGCTGGGCGTGCTGCATGTCCCGCTTCCGATGCCGGAGGCGATGATTGCCGTTTCGGCCGTGATCCTGGGGGTGGCCGTCGCCGCCCGACTGCGACTGCCGTTTGCCGCTGCCGCGCTCGTCGTCGCGGTCTTCGCGATCTTTCACGGTCACGCGCACGGAGCCGAGCTTCCACGCGCGGCGAATGCGCTGGCCTACGGCATCGGCTTTGTCACCGCCACCGGCCTCTTGCATCTGTGCGGCATCATCATCGGCACGTTGACGCGCTGGCCCGCCGGCGAGCGTGTCATTCAGGGACTCGGGGCCGGCATCGCGGGAATTGGCTGCTACTTCCTCGCGCAGGGACTCGGAGCCCTCGCATGA
- a CDS encoding HupE/UreJ family protein: MSTIRYLRLALLTLTLALAALIRPSALSAHEAAMGVLEFREVRPGAFVGRWSIEPSIGASRVDLRVPPHCFLRLPEMNCGQKGLVGSITISNLGSNMSVVLIKVIPIEGEPRSYTISTANPVVSVLGTGAPTLEAWIELATTYVNYGIDHILLGADHLLFVLGLIWIVGGGWRLVKTITAFTIGHSASLAAAAFGLIGVPERPLNACIALSIAFVGVEIVKQQRGETGLTARYPWIVAFTFGLVHGIGFAGALAGLGLERRLLPAALLFFNIGVEIGQLAFVLLVLALIWAHRRLDAVMPRWGEALPAYLIGSVSMFWFFGRLARVFAAI; the protein is encoded by the coding sequence GTGAGCACGATCCGATATCTGCGATTGGCACTGCTGACACTGACTCTGGCTTTAGCCGCGCTCATCCGTCCCTCGGCGCTCAGTGCGCATGAAGCGGCGATGGGCGTGCTGGAATTCCGCGAGGTCCGGCCCGGCGCATTCGTCGGCCGCTGGAGCATAGAACCCTCGATCGGCGCATCCCGGGTCGATCTGCGGGTGCCGCCCCACTGCTTTCTTCGCCTGCCCGAGATGAATTGCGGCCAGAAGGGTCTGGTTGGTTCGATCACCATCTCCAATCTCGGCTCCAACATGTCGGTCGTCCTGATCAAGGTCATCCCGATCGAGGGCGAGCCGCGCAGCTATACGATCTCGACGGCCAATCCAGTCGTCTCCGTCCTCGGCACCGGCGCCCCGACGCTCGAGGCGTGGATCGAGTTGGCCACGACCTACGTGAACTACGGTATCGATCACATTCTGCTCGGCGCCGATCACCTGCTGTTCGTGCTGGGCCTGATCTGGATCGTCGGCGGCGGCTGGCGTTTGGTGAAGACGATCACGGCCTTCACGATCGGACACAGCGCCTCGCTTGCCGCGGCAGCCTTCGGCCTGATCGGCGTGCCGGAACGCCCGCTCAACGCCTGCATCGCATTGAGCATCGCATTCGTCGGCGTCGAAATCGTCAAGCAGCAGCGCGGCGAGACCGGGCTCACCGCCCGCTATCCCTGGATCGTCGCATTCACCTTCGGCCTGGTTCACGGCATCGGCTTCGCAGGCGCGCTGGCCGGACTTGGGCTCGAACGCCGCCTCCTTCCCGCAGCGTTGCTGTTCTTCAACATCGGCGTGGAGATCGGACAGCTGGCCTTCGTGCTGCTCGTGCTCGCGTTGATCTGGGCGCACCGACGGCTCGACGCCGTCATGCCGCGCTGGGGCGAGGCCCTTCCAGCCTACCTCATCGGGTCGGTGTCGATGTTCTGGTTCTTCGGCCGACTTGCACGCGTGTTCGCGGCGATCTGA
- a CDS encoding peptidyl-prolyl cis-trans isomerase: MSMQATPTEVQSFPTSRTASSDHGSDAAMQPSRSISFAAMRMAREPLLHFALLGAIIFGIDAVMHPPAKDEKVITVTKAMRQSFIDNFDEDKERAPSSDQLQKMIDSWVASEILYREGKTLAVDRGDETIRDRIAYKMQLLIFDQIRVPRPTDEQLQAWFAENHARFDEPERVSFYITPPTDQTTAQRQLEDIVQQREAEELQNLTRAILARPVASLAASFGDDFRDGLLSMPEGEWKLLQSKDGWHVARLDSRRPGTLASLGKVRDEAARIWHTEETRKLAWEAVKRLKASYQVRYEP, translated from the coding sequence ATGTCGATGCAAGCCACACCAACCGAAGTGCAGTCCTTTCCAACATCGCGCACGGCATCCTCGGATCACGGCTCCGACGCCGCGATGCAGCCGTCGCGATCGATCAGCTTTGCAGCCATGCGCATGGCACGCGAACCGTTGCTGCATTTCGCGCTGCTTGGAGCGATCATCTTCGGCATCGACGCCGTCATGCATCCGCCCGCCAAGGACGAAAAGGTCATCACCGTCACCAAGGCGATGCGTCAGTCTTTCATCGACAATTTCGACGAGGACAAGGAGCGCGCCCCTTCCAGCGACCAGCTCCAGAAGATGATCGACAGCTGGGTCGCGAGCGAAATCCTCTACCGCGAAGGCAAGACACTCGCCGTGGACCGCGGCGACGAGACGATCCGCGATCGGATCGCCTACAAGATGCAATTGCTGATCTTCGACCAGATACGCGTCCCGCGTCCTACGGACGAGCAGCTACAGGCATGGTTCGCGGAAAATCACGCCCGCTTCGACGAGCCGGAGCGCGTGTCGTTCTACATCACTCCGCCGACGGATCAGACCACGGCACAGCGCCAGCTCGAGGACATCGTCCAGCAGCGCGAAGCCGAGGAGTTGCAGAATCTCACGCGCGCCATCCTCGCCCGGCCGGTCGCGAGTCTCGCCGCCTCCTTCGGCGATGATTTCCGTGATGGCCTGCTGAGCATGCCGGAGGGGGAATGGAAGCTGCTGCAATCCAAGGACGGCTGGCATGTCGCCCGGCTGGATTCCCGGCGCCCGGGGACTCTCGCCAGTCTTGGCAAGGTCCGTGATGAGGCGGCCCGTATCTGGCATACGGAAGAAACCCGCAAGCTCGCCTGGGAAGCGGTCAAGCGGCTCAAGGCGTCCTATCAAGTGCGGTACGAGCCGTGA
- a CDS encoding putative 2OG-Fe(II) oxygenase, with translation MDQIEPLFPIPLLRSPGLLPPSLNEAAVAAIRDTRVEGNLRSGQLFHTEVADPRDNELFRQIAELTVPKLVDFGVLLFGEELRWTVKEMWTNMLETGGNQTLHSHANSFVSGIIYLTPSHPACKTVFVRPPGGSDFSFRHHTRSAAIGPFNAGKYVLPEAEPGDLVLFPSYLYHEVPRNQGEQRITIAFNAIPDHLDCWGYRVNFAP, from the coding sequence ATGGATCAGATCGAGCCGCTTTTCCCGATTCCCCTGCTGCGCTCGCCGGGGCTGCTTCCGCCTTCGCTGAACGAAGCTGCCGTGGCCGCGATCCGGGACACCCGCGTCGAAGGCAATCTGCGCTCGGGTCAGCTGTTCCACACCGAGGTTGCCGACCCTCGCGATAACGAGCTGTTTCGCCAGATCGCCGAGCTTACGGTTCCGAAGCTGGTTGATTTCGGCGTCCTTCTGTTCGGCGAGGAGCTGCGCTGGACCGTGAAGGAGATGTGGACCAACATGCTCGAGACCGGCGGCAACCAGACACTTCATTCGCACGCCAATAGTTTCGTCTCGGGCATCATTTATCTGACGCCCTCGCATCCGGCCTGCAAGACGGTCTTCGTGCGGCCGCCCGGCGGATCCGACTTCTCCTTCCGGCATCACACGCGAAGCGCCGCCATCGGACCCTTCAATGCCGGCAAGTACGTCCTGCCGGAGGCCGAACCCGGCGATCTCGTGCTTTTTCCCAGCTACCTCTACCACGAGGTGCCGAGGAACCAGGGCGAGCAGAGAATTACGATCGCCTTCAACGCCATTCCCGATCATCTCGACTGCTGGGGCTATCGCGTCAACTTCGCGCCCTAA
- a CDS encoding spermidine synthase codes for MQSEPDSIAIASADRFAGAAQNEAAPARARQAASRAWALLPIVTASGFAGLGYEIVWTRQLSLALGTEMMAVLGVIAGFFGGLALGAFVLDRPIRRSRSPWRVYAMLEAVIAVWGLISVWLLPSAGRALSPLLGTEPSAALLWAGSLALPTLVLLPATMAMGGTLAALERMMRDARGEARVTAGVYGANTAGALAGTLASTFLLIPALGFSGTLLCLVGVNAFCALGALVLGSAAGKAAAEERRPERIRDLRLTITLFATGLLGISFEVLVVRLAAQVMEDTVYTFAGLLAAYLLGTAAGSLLWQRTGRDANDGNLRGLLAATALACIATAVLAPYAGRLVETAANADLFGELAVAIVLFLLPATAMGALFGLLAQRVSDQRGSVGSAVGINSLGACIAPLVAAQFLIPALGAWTALLAVALGYLLLLPPGRSALLWSAAPAISALVLWLNPAPSLTRVPSGGALLAVREGPMATASVVDDASGTRYLEVNGHFRMGGTSSTRSDYRQAMLPLLLHEAPRHALFLGIGTGATMVGGAQMPGVSVLGVELSREVVELLPWFVNPTPTSVPRVTVADARRYVAADTSQHDVIIADLFHPALDGSGALYTVEHFGAVKRRLAPGGIFCQWLPLYQLDLPSLRAIVRGFLDVYPDGSAWLNHYSVRTPMLALVGTRDRGHLDVNALAARLRDPATASVVRPLGFEAPIDLLGQYLAGPQALSTFAGDGPRNTDDYPFVTFDARRNIRALTAAPWSLLLAVTKDIRPDPNELLARAAEREALGARLNAYWAARNRFLEAGASLPGEPRGAALIEAASPGLIDALRLSAEFDPAYGPLMGMAGSLLGSDRAAAARLLRKINEAAPSRREARDLLLREFGLRNE; via the coding sequence ATGCAATCTGAGCCGGACAGCATCGCGATCGCTTCGGCAGACCGGTTCGCGGGCGCAGCTCAGAACGAGGCCGCGCCGGCGCGCGCCCGTCAGGCTGCAAGCCGCGCCTGGGCCCTCCTCCCGATCGTGACCGCGTCGGGCTTTGCGGGGCTGGGCTACGAGATCGTGTGGACGCGCCAGTTGAGCCTTGCCCTGGGCACCGAGATGATGGCGGTGCTCGGAGTCATTGCCGGATTCTTCGGCGGTCTGGCACTGGGCGCGTTCGTGCTCGATCGGCCGATCCGCCGCTCGAGATCGCCATGGCGCGTCTATGCGATGCTTGAAGCGGTGATTGCGGTTTGGGGCCTGATCAGTGTCTGGCTGCTGCCTTCAGCCGGTCGCGCCCTGTCCCCCCTGCTCGGCACCGAACCGTCTGCTGCCCTGCTCTGGGCCGGCAGCCTGGCGCTGCCGACCCTCGTGCTGCTGCCCGCAACGATGGCCATGGGCGGGACCCTGGCCGCCCTGGAACGGATGATGCGGGACGCGCGCGGCGAGGCACGCGTCACGGCAGGCGTGTACGGAGCGAATACGGCTGGAGCTCTGGCCGGCACGCTCGCTTCCACATTTCTCCTGATCCCGGCGCTCGGATTTTCGGGAACGCTGCTCTGCCTCGTTGGCGTCAACGCGTTCTGCGCCCTCGGCGCACTCGTGCTCGGATCGGCGGCGGGCAAGGCCGCTGCCGAGGAACGGCGGCCGGAACGAATTCGTGACCTGCGGCTCACGATCACCTTGTTTGCCACGGGACTGCTGGGAATCTCCTTCGAGGTCCTTGTGGTCCGGCTCGCCGCACAGGTGATGGAGGACACCGTCTACACGTTCGCTGGACTGTTGGCCGCCTACCTGCTCGGCACCGCGGCGGGGAGCCTGCTGTGGCAGCGGACCGGGCGAGATGCGAATGATGGAAATCTCCGCGGCCTGCTCGCCGCGACGGCCCTCGCCTGCATCGCAACCGCGGTGCTCGCTCCCTATGCGGGCCGCCTGGTCGAGACCGCAGCCAATGCGGATTTATTCGGCGAGCTGGCGGTGGCGATTGTACTGTTCCTGTTGCCCGCGACCGCAATGGGCGCATTGTTCGGCCTGCTGGCGCAACGGGTGAGCGATCAGCGCGGCTCCGTCGGATCTGCGGTCGGCATCAACAGTCTTGGCGCCTGCATCGCGCCGTTGGTGGCGGCGCAATTCCTGATCCCCGCCCTTGGCGCATGGACGGCACTGCTTGCCGTTGCGCTGGGTTATCTGCTGCTGCTGCCGCCCGGCCGATCGGCGCTGCTGTGGTCTGCTGCCCCGGCAATCTCTGCGCTCGTGCTGTGGCTCAATCCTGCGCCATCGTTGACGCGCGTGCCGTCGGGCGGAGCGCTGCTTGCGGTCCGTGAAGGGCCGATGGCGACGGCGAGCGTCGTCGATGACGCCTCAGGTACGCGCTACCTCGAGGTCAACGGCCACTTCCGCATGGGTGGAACGAGCTCGACGCGATCCGATTACCGCCAGGCGATGTTGCCACTGCTGCTCCACGAGGCCCCGCGCCACGCCCTGTTCCTGGGCATCGGCACCGGCGCCACCATGGTCGGCGGGGCGCAGATGCCAGGCGTCAGCGTGCTCGGTGTCGAACTCTCCCGCGAAGTGGTGGAGCTGCTGCCCTGGTTCGTCAATCCGACGCCGACGTCAGTGCCGCGGGTGACCGTGGCGGATGCCCGCCGCTACGTCGCTGCGGATACGAGCCAGCATGACGTGATCATCGCCGACCTGTTTCATCCCGCACTCGACGGCAGCGGTGCGCTTTACACCGTGGAGCATTTCGGGGCCGTGAAGCGCAGGTTGGCGCCCGGCGGCATCTTTTGCCAATGGCTGCCGCTGTACCAGCTCGATCTGCCGTCCCTGCGCGCGATCGTCCGCGGCTTCCTCGACGTCTATCCCGACGGCTCGGCCTGGCTCAATCACTACAGTGTCCGTACACCGATGCTGGCGCTCGTTGGCACCAGGGATCGCGGCCATCTCGATGTCAATGCGCTCGCTGCGCGGCTTCGTGATCCCGCGACCGCATCCGTCGTTCGCCCGCTGGGGTTTGAGGCCCCGATCGATCTCCTCGGCCAATATCTGGCAGGCCCGCAAGCTCTCTCCACGTTCGCAGGCGATGGCCCGCGCAATACGGACGACTATCCGTTCGTGACCTTCGACGCCCGGCGAAATATCCGCGCGCTCACGGCGGCGCCCTGGTCATTGCTGCTTGCCGTCACGAAAGACATTCGACCGGATCCGAATGAGCTCCTCGCTCGCGCAGCCGAGCGCGAGGCGCTGGGCGCGCGCCTCAACGCCTATTGGGCCGCACGCAACCGCTTTCTCGAAGCTGGCGCGTCCTTGCCGGGCGAACCGCGCGGAGCCGCGTTGATCGAAGCAGCATCGCCGGGCCTGATCGACGCGCTTCGCCTCAGCGCCGAGTTCGATCCGGCCTATGGGCCGCTGATGGGGATGGCAGGATCCCTGCTCGGCTCGGACCGCGCGGCCGCCGCACGCCTGCTGCGCAAGATCAACGAGGCGGCGCCGTCGCGCCGCGAGGCAAGGGACCTGCTGCTTCGTGAATTCGGCCTGAGAAACGAGTGA